Proteins encoded in a region of the Elaeis guineensis isolate ETL-2024a chromosome 7, EG11, whole genome shotgun sequence genome:
- the LOC105049149 gene encoding microtubule-binding protein TANGLED1, whose product MVAKTPTKEKRMAAAINPILVRETVKKVDRCMARLQELQYTVTGGAKVISGVSLSPRSTRGYLRTSLRCKQETLRMKNPPARKSPTGKFPGSINGEWRRMSLPAMLIGETVVEILQASHFAKEVVAASAKLPKTKTTDPKTPDTIHRNKKLRCESSELRARRMKEKQVVSKTIRPESGSPRLTRARSRIRFKSTSPLSKREDRSIGGRTSVTVNRVSPKNKPWAKKAVLFPNPLFLPSSSSPSSSNKQSFYRTKSPIIGRTRQQIPHKFIIKSPPTSLKLQLKSKKAVPAMALNSPTEKVVVPKARRCSFSPSKLASRLVSPIRTRISLQKSSSGLMSGLKQRPNFSTPVRISSTRRI is encoded by the exons ATGGTGGCCAAGACTCCAACCAAGGAGAAGAGAATGGCCGCAGCAATCAACCCCATTCTCGTCAGAGAAACAGTAAAGAAG GTGGACAGGTGCATGGCTCGCCTGCAGGAGCTCCAGTACACGGTGACAGGCGGTGCCAAGGTCATCTCTGGTGTGAGCCTCAGCCCTCGGAGCACAAGAGGGTATCTCAGAACCAGCCTTCGATGCAAGCAGGAAACCTTAAG GATGAAGAACCCTCCAGCTCGGAAATCACCAACAGGGAAATTCCCAGGGAGTATTAATG GTGAATGGCGGCGAATGTCACTACCAGCAATGCTAATAGGAGAAACAGTAGTAGAGATCCTTCAGGCCAGCCACTTTGCAAAGGAAGTGGTTGCAGCTTCTGCCAAGCTTCCCAAAACCAAAACTACAGATCCCAAAACTCCTGACACCATCCACAGAAATAAGAAGCTGCGTTGCGAGAGCTCTGAGCTGCGGGCAAGGCGAATGAAGGAGAAACAGGTTGTATCGAAAACCATTCGACCTGAATCAGGCTCCCCAAGGCTTACCAGGGCTCGATCCCGTATCAGATTCAAATCAACCTCACCTCTCAGTAAAAGGGAGGACAGAAGTATTGGTGGCAGGACTTCAGTTACAGTTAACCGGGTATCACCGAAGAACAAACCTTGGGCTAAGAAAGCAGTGCTCTTCCCCAatcctctcttcctcccatctTCCTCCTCACCTTCATCTTCCAACAAACAAAGTTTCTACAGGACCAAGTCTCCCATCATTGGCAGGACAAGGCAGCAGATCCCTCATAAATTCATCATCAAGTCACCACCCACATCACTGAAGTTGCAGCTCAAGTCGAAGAAGGCAGTCCCGGCAATGGCTCTGAACTCGCCTACTGAAAAGGTGGTGGTGCCGAAGGCCCGGCGGTGCTCCTTCTCACCCTCCAAGTTGGCCAGCAGATTGGTATCTCCAATCAGGACCAGAATTTCCCTTCAGAAGAGCAGCAGTGGGTTGATGAGTGGATTGAAACAGCGGCCCAATTTTAGTACTCCTGTGAGGATCTCTTCCACCAGAAGGATTTGA